The segment ATGAAAAAAGCTAAACAGATTATTTTAGATCTTATTAGCGAAATAGAAGTTGGTAAGACATATCAAGGGCGTGTAACGTCCGTTATGCCTTTTGGTGCATTTGTAGAAGTCCTTCCAGGAAAAGAGGGCTTATGCCATATTTCTGAGTTGGACAATAGCCGTATTGTCAATATTCATGAATTTGTAAAAGAAGGCGATGAAATTGTCGTTAAGGTATTAGAGGTGGATGACAAGGGTCGCTATAAGCTTAGCCGCAAAGCTGCTCTTTAAATATCTACACGTAATTTGCAAGGGCGCAAGTGCCCTGCGTTATAAATACCTAGGGCAATCCGCCCTAGGTATATCACAAACAAGTTCAAGAACTATTTATGTATAAATTATCGCCAGTTGATGTCGATGATTTTGTCTGCAGCGGATTTCTTGCGTAATTTCTTTCTTATCCACTTACCAATGCTTGTAAGCACATAGTCAAGCTTCCTAGTCCAAGCAAAAGGGCTTCTTGCTCCAAAAACGAGAGTTGCAAAAAGATAGCCAATGACCAAGCTTCCAAGATGCACACTGAATAGTAAAAAAGCACCCTCTGATAGTTTTCCAAGAAAACTTAAAGCAAGAAAGATAAAGATGAGCATGCGTGCTTTAATAGGAAAGGGTGTTACTTGAACAATTTCAAAGTGGGGGAAAAGCATAAGCCAAACAAATAGTAGCGCATAGAGGGTAGGGGTGGGGCCTATAAGAAGAGTTGTGCTATTTGTAAAATACATAAGAAGCGCACCAAATAGTCCAGACGTAATTCCAGAGAAGAGAAAAAGTGTTGAAAATGTCTTTTCACCTGTTTTTTTAATTATGGATGTACTAAGAACCCAGAGCAAATAAGAGTCAAAGACTAAATTTAGGATAAAAGTGAAAGTAAAGCCCTCTGGGCCCGGTTCTACAAAAAAATAGGTAAGAAATTGCCAGTAAAATTTTTTGTCTAGTCCGAGGGAAGAAAGGCCTAATAGAGCGTCGATACTCCATTCGGGGAATAGTTCCATAATTAGCTTGTTAAATAGAGCACAGAAGAGAGAGAGAAGGACGAGGGTAACAAGGAATATTCGAAGGCTTGTAGGTGGCGATTGCTGTTTAAACGATGTTTTCATGTGCTCTTTTAAAGGTTGATTTTATTCTTTTATTCTAAATGATCTGAAGATTTATAGAGATAGATTTTTGTTTTATAGAGATCATTTGCTTCATAAACTATCAAGGGAGTGATACCAGGAAGTGCAAACGTATGTGAAACAAACCATGTGCCCTTTTTGCACTCTGTTTTAAATTTTTTTGCTAGCTTTTCCATGGCGCCAGGATAGAGATAA is part of the Chlamydiales bacterium genome and harbors:
- a CDS encoding rhomboid family intramembrane serine protease, which gives rise to MKTSFKQQSPPTSLRIFLVTLVLLSLFCALFNKLIMELFPEWSIDALLGLSSLGLDKKFYWQFLTYFFVEPGPEGFTFTFILNLVFDSYLLWVLSTSIIKKTGEKTFSTLFLFSGITSGLFGALLMYFTNSTTLLIGPTPTLYALLFVWLMLFPHFEIVQVTPFPIKARMLIFIFLALSFLGKLSEGAFLLFSVHLGSLVIGYLFATLVFGARSPFAWTRKLDYVLTSIGKWIRKKLRKKSAADKIIDINWR